From the genome of Tolypothrix sp. NIES-4075:
AGACATTGCCTGATAGCAGTTTAAAACAGCTTTTAACTGCTCAACTGAACCAAATGCAAGAACTGCAACACTCTCAACTACAAAATCAACAACGGCAGTTTGATGAGTTATACCATTTCACTAAAAATATGATACATATAGTTTCAGGTGCGTCACTCACAAAAAACAATGTGTCGGGTTCTTAAATTAGAGATAAAAGAAACGCAGGTAGAACTACTAGAGTTGTTGAGGCAGCAAAAAACTGGGTTTGGGAAAGAACGAATTCAAGCTTTGTATTTACTCAAAACTCGGCAAGTAGAAACGGTACAACACTTAGCAGTGGTACTGGGAAGAGGTCGGATAACGGTACAAAGATGGCTCCGGCTTTACAGAGATGGAGGATTAAACCACCTACTCGAACAAAGAAAGAGTCCGGGACGGACAAAAACCATACCACTTGAGGTGCGATCGCTAATTAAACAAGAATTGTCTGAGCCAGAAGGATTTAAAAGCTACGAGGAAGTCCAGACCTGGCTTTTAGCGTCTGAAGGAATCAAAGCATCTTACAAGGTTGTGCATGAAGTTGTCCGTTACAAACTAAAAGCGAAATTAAAAGCACCGCGCCCACGTAGCATAAAACAACACAAGGGCATAGAGGAAGACTTTAAAAAAAACTTCCGGCATGGCTAAAACTAATAAAAAAGTATTTAATATCACCATTAGAGCAATATCGAAAAGTACGTTATTGGTGTGGAGATGAAAGTAGATTTGGTCTACAAACTATAACGGGAAAGTTAATAACGCTTACAGGCGTGAAACCAGTTGGATTTACGCAGTGGAAGCGAGATAACTTTTATATCTATGGAGTTGTAGAACCATTAACGGGAGACAACTTTGTCCTTGAATTTTCACATCTAGATACTGTTTGTTTTGAAATATTTTTAGAAAAATTAGCTGCATTATATCCAGAAGACTTACATATAATCCAAGTAGATAAGTAGGTGGTTACAATTAAATATAAGATAGAGAAAGTCTAAAAAACGGGTGCTACGAGATGTCTGCTCCATTGCGGGTTACATTAACAGATTTAGAAGATTTGACGCTTTTCGAGTTGCGGGAAGCGACAACAGTTCCTAAACGGACACGCGATCGCGCCCACATAATTAGATTAAATGCCCAAGGATGGAATGTACCAGCGATCGCTAAAATTTTTGAGTGTCACGAACATACGGTACGAGCAACACTGCGGCGTTGGGAAAATAGGGGTTTGGGAGGATTGTGGGAAACTTCAGGACGGGGAGCAAAGAGCAAATGGCAAGAGGCAGATTTAGCATATTTAGAGGATTGTTTAGAGCTAGAACCTCGTACTTATAATAGTTTGCAGTTATCAGAAAAATTGGCCCAACATAGGAATGTACAACTGAGTCCGTCTCGTCTGCGACGTTTGCTCAAAAAAAAAGGTGGAAATGGAAACGCACCCGGCATACTCATAAAGGAAAACAAGACCCAGAAAAAAGACGAATTAAGCAAGCAGACCTAGATACCCTAAAACAAGCGGCAGTAGACGGTTATATCGAACTCAAGTATCTTGATGAGTCTGGGTGTTGTCGTTGGAGTCCAGTTAGCTACAGTTACAGTCGTATCGGTAGCCAAAAACAAATGGCACAAGTTGGTAGCCGTGGTGGTCGCATTAGTATTTTGGGTTTATGGCAACCCCAAGTCAGTTTTGAGTATGCCTTGGTTCAAGGTGGGTTCAAAACAAAACGCTACATCGAGGTTATGGATTGGGTCGCAGCTAAGGCAGAAAACACTTTAGCTGAAACTGGTTGTATCACTGTCATTGTTCATGACAATGGCTCCCTGCATACCAGTAATTTAGCAAAACAACGATGGCAAGAATGGCAGGAAAAAGGACTGTTTATTTTCTTCTTACCACCCTATTGTTCCGAGATGAATCGGATCGAGGAAGAGTGGCATCAACTAAAAACTCATGAAATTGCTGGACAAATGTTTGACAATAACTACGATTTAGCTATGACAATTATTGATGGGATGGAAGCTCGAAGCATAAAGGGTGAATATGCCCTTGAGCGTCTTATATTTAATTGTGCCTAGCTACTTAATGGTGCATTTCATTTTAGTAATTATTTACAAGTACCGGAGAATATAATTCTCTTGTTTCAGCCTCCACATACACCCGAAGTCAATCCAATTGAGAGGTTATGGAAAGAAATAAAAAAAACTTTGAGATGGGAATGTTTTCAAACATTAGATGAGTTGCGAGAGGCTGTGTGGAAACAGTTAGATCAATTGAGTGCTTATCAAGTCAAATCTATCACTGGATGGGATTTTATTTTGGAGGCTTTATTTGTATCAGGCTTTTCGTGAAACGGTATTAATTAAAGCGCGGTTTACTGAACCAAAAAACACTAATTGGTGGCAGCAAGCAGCGCGTTCTGTGGCGAAGACTGCTTAAACTGCGTGGGCTTCTTTAGTAAGGCGATCGCGTGATGTAAAAGCAGCAGCTGCGATTAAAACTTTGTTTGATAAAAGTACATCACCAGACGCAACCGCTTATCACACTGCTGGTTATACCATCGCCCGTTCTGGGCAATCTTACACCTTAAGTGATAAGTCAGGTAGGACATTAGTGCAATTTAACACATCCCCTATTGGAGTGCGTATCTCACCATCAAACCAGCTGACAACATCAGCGCATCAAGACCTCAAACAACTTCGCATTTCTCTTTTGCGGGGTGAAGAACCTGGTGGGGCATTTGCAAGAGTGGGTAAAAAAGAAACAGAGTATTTTGCCAGAGTCAATGCGATTACCACAGCTTTAAATCAATACGCTCAGAAGCAAGGAACGAATGTTCAAGTTGATGGTCAATTTTTGTACAAGTGGAAAGCAACTCCCGATGGCAAAGTGCGAATAGATGCTAAAGATGGGCGCGGTTCGCTATTGATCAAAGCCCAAGGGCAGATGAAAACTCGCATGAGCGAGCGAGACTTAGCTTACTTCGAGCAAATGTTGCCAGTTCTTCAACAATCCACGCCACAACGTCAAACTCAACTACCTCAAATACCATCTCAAAAGCAGTCTCAAAAACAACTAGAAAGAGCTTAATTAAAACGGTGTCATCTAAAACGTGCGTTGCATTCATATAGAGAATTTTCCCTTTTCCTATCTCTTTCTCTGTGTTCTGGTGCGCCTCTAAGGGTTTTTTTCTTCTCTATGAACGCATGTTTTAGCCTGTTTTCAAGAGAAAATCCTCACAAATAGAAATATTTTAAACAAATGAATTTACAAGATTTAAAAACACTGATTGCTGCCGATGAAAGGGTAATTTCTGTTGTTGCACCTGTAAGGGAGCGACTAACAATTTTTAAGTTGCTACACAAAGAGCTTACACCCCAGTTAAAACTGCCAATGTATTTGTGGAATTTGGGGCAAGGACAACAATTTAAATCTGTTAACTATAACGAGCATGATGAACGTGTTGTAATCACGGAAGGTTTCAAGTTTGGGGAGTGTGACCAAAGTACTCCAGGTCAACGTGCGATCGCTACCTTAAAATTTATTAGGGAGCTGACCCACACAGGAATCTTTGTATTAGAAAATCTACCTGTTTGTATGGGCGGTATTGATGGGGATGAATTGAAATCACTGTTAATTAATACTTACTCAGAGTTAACAGCGACTGAATCTGAAAAGGTTTTGATTCTACTTGTTACTGATGAAATGGAGTTGCCTGCAACCTTAAATGGATTTGTTAAGACTTTAGAGTTGCCGTTGCCTACAAGTGATGAGATAGGTCAGTTAATTTCAACTTATTTACCAACTTTGACGGGCGAAAAAGTTGAGTCACAAGAAGTTGCTGCGCTTACCACTGCTGCTGCTGGGTTAACCAACGAAGATATTAAAGCCGGATTAAGGCTGGTGATCGCGAACGAGCGTGTGCATTGCACTCAGCGAGTAAAGAGCGATCGCGAAGGAGCGTCTGCTTCAGAAGCGCACATCGCAGCCCAAAGTGATATAGTGCAAGAAACCGACTTAGTGCGATGCCTACGGCGGGCGAAGCCATCGCGTTGGAGCGTGGACGTAGCGCGATCGCGAACGAACGTGCGCCTCGCGCAATCGCTATTAAACTACAAAATCAATCGCTTTGCATCATTTAATTTAAATTTTATCCCAGAGCCTCCGCTGTACGATTTTGGGGGTTTGGATAATTTGAGGCAATTTATTCAAGATGCCAAACGCGATTTTGCACCAAGAGCACGAGCCGCTAATATCCCGCTACCCAAAGGGTGTTTGCTGGTTGGACCACCGGGAACGGGTAAAACGCTGGCAGCAAATGTCTCGGCGCGGGAATTGGGATTTCCTCTAGTTAGTGTAGATACAGGAGCAGTGGCTATCGGTGGGGCAACTTATTTAAAGCGGTTACTGACTCGTGTTGAAGCCTGCGCTCCGGTTCTGCTTTACTTTGATGAACTAGACAAGTTGTTTACGGTCAATACAATTTCAGGGGAAGATAGCGGCAATAAACAAATTTTGGGGACTTTGCTTACCTGGTTGCAAGATAAGCAAAGCCCTGTGTTTGTAGTGGCAACTCTCAATCGACTAGATGCACTACCTCCAGAGTTAACTCGTGTGGGTAGATTTGATGAAATTTTTTATGTTGGGTTTCCCACTGCCATTGAGCGCAAGCAGA
Proteins encoded in this window:
- a CDS encoding helix-turn-helix domain-containing protein, with the protein product MCRVLKLEIKETQVELLELLRQQKTGFGKERIQALYLLKTRQVETVQHLAVVLGRGRITVQRWLRLYRDGGLNHLLEQRKSPGRTKTIPLEVRSLIKQELSEPEGFKSYEEVQTWLLASEGIKASYKVVHEVVRYKLKAKLKAPRPRSIKQHKGIEEDFKKNFRHG
- a CDS encoding ATP-binding protein, which produces MNLQDLKTLIAADERVISVVAPVRERLTIFKLLHKELTPQLKLPMYLWNLGQGQQFKSVNYNEHDERVVITEGFKFGECDQSTPGQRAIATLKFIRELTHTGIFVLENLPVCMGGIDGDELKSLLINTYSELTATESEKVLILLVTDEMELPATLNGFVKTLELPLPTSDEIGQLISTYLPTLTGEKVESQEVAALTTAAAGLTNEDIKAGLRLVIANERVHCTQRVKSDREGASASEAHIAAQSDIVQETDLVRCLRRAKPSRWSVDVARSRTNVRLAQSLLNYKINRFASFNLNFIPEPPLYDFGGLDNLRQFIQDAKRDFAPRARAANIPLPKGCLLVGPPGTGKTLAANVSARELGFPLVSVDTGAVAIGGATYLKRLLTRVEACAPVLLYFDELDKLFTVNTISGEDSGNKQILGTLLTWLQDKQSPVFVVATLNRLDALPPELTRVGRFDEIFYVGFPTAIERKQILTLHASRFDERYQCPDSPLSESQWRILLGKTVNCTGAELARMVEKAARKLFHQSLPIQIGLQELLIEREAMVPLYVRDTDRILAIENRARYVAQPAAKDDTSIYAPPITTFWG